The Armatimonadota bacterium genome includes a region encoding these proteins:
- the uppP gene encoding undecaprenyl-diphosphatase UppP: MDLIQAIVLGLLQGLTEFLPVSSTAHIRIVPALAGWNDPGPAFTAAIQLGTLLAVLIYFRTELLHAVRGWVSSLTGRGYNTQEARMGWAIFVGTIPIVVLGVLFKDQIENEWRSLNIVAGSLILMGLVLLAAEFLGSRKRGESSMTPKDGLWVGLWQSLALVPGMSRSGSSIAGALFLGMDRPSAARLSFLLSVPSVFAAGIFSIVKHRHELLGSELVPMLVANGVSFLSGYLAIAFLIKMLQRHGTYWFVAYRVVLGLAIYGLMASGTLSPMAGMEGPAVPSSSSR; encoded by the coding sequence CTGGACCTAATCCAAGCCATCGTCTTGGGGCTGCTGCAAGGCCTGACCGAGTTCCTGCCCGTCAGCAGCACGGCTCACATCCGCATCGTGCCGGCGCTAGCGGGCTGGAACGATCCGGGACCGGCGTTCACGGCCGCGATTCAGTTGGGCACGCTGCTCGCGGTCCTGATCTACTTTCGGACCGAGCTCCTTCATGCCGTTCGCGGATGGGTTTCGAGTCTGACGGGGCGTGGGTACAACACCCAAGAAGCGCGAATGGGCTGGGCGATCTTTGTCGGCACGATCCCCATCGTGGTGCTGGGCGTGCTCTTCAAGGACCAGATAGAGAACGAGTGGCGCTCGCTGAACATCGTCGCCGGGTCGCTCATTTTGATGGGATTGGTGCTTTTGGCCGCCGAGTTCTTGGGCAGCCGGAAGCGGGGCGAGTCCTCGATGACGCCGAAGGACGGTCTATGGGTGGGGCTTTGGCAAAGTCTCGCGCTGGTGCCTGGCATGAGCCGAAGCGGGAGCTCGATTGCAGGCGCGCTGTTTCTGGGGATGGACCGCCCTTCGGCGGCGCGCTTGAGCTTTCTCTTGAGCGTCCCGAGCGTTTTCGCTGCCGGCATTTTCAGCATCGTCAAGCACCGGCACGAGCTTCTGGGCAGCGAACTGGTTCCGATGCTGGTGGCCAATGGGGTTTCCTTCCTTTCGGGCTATCTGGCGATCGCGTTCCTCATCAAGATGCTGCAGCGGCATGGGACCTATTGGTTCGTCGCGTACCGGGTGGTGTTGGGCCTGGCGATCTATGGGCTAATGGCGTCAGGGACGCTCTCACCGATGGCAGGAATGGAAGGGCCCGCGGTGCCGAGTTCTTCGAGCCGTTGA
- a CDS encoding alkaline phosphatase family protein gives MNGLLVFASLFGLSSCSLDSPTSGPMAAEAARPRLVVVISIDQFREDYVTRFEKDYLPAKKGSSVGGFNFLVSQGAHFADAHYDHVPTVTGVGHGVITTGSIPALNGIADNVWFDRSTRKAVYCVEDASVKTVGGTANPMSPKNQRVTTVGDELKMATAGKAKVVGIALKDRASILLSGHAADTVIWFDSGAGGWVTSTFYAPSGKLPEWVEKMNGEKIPESSFARTWGPLLPDSAYQLTRPAPFVKGGPTSPVFSHPIAGSTRSASMGNFTRSSFAQEYVFETVKRALDEESLGRDDVPDMLCINLSTNDYVGHAYGPNSPEVMDISVRTDRLLSDLFNTLDKKVKGGLKSTTIVVTADHGVAPIPEEAKDTYRVGHAIRGATAKLRDAIEAALTSKYGEGKWVLYCEPPQLYLDRELLASKGIDLAEAQRVAANAARGFEGIVEAFTGEDILRGALPAWSWTQQVANGYNRLLSGDVMLFETPGTLFAGGSGTSHGSPWAYDAHVPILAFGIGSRAGLRRERVSVSDIAPTLSMILGIEHPSGSVGRILP, from the coding sequence ATGAACGGATTGCTGGTCTTCGCCTCCCTGTTCGGGCTATCTTCGTGCAGCCTGGATTCGCCGACTTCGGGGCCGATGGCAGCGGAGGCCGCCCGGCCACGGCTTGTTGTGGTCATCAGCATCGACCAATTCCGAGAGGACTATGTGACCCGGTTTGAGAAGGACTACTTGCCCGCCAAGAAGGGGTCCTCGGTCGGCGGGTTCAACTTCCTGGTCTCGCAGGGCGCCCACTTCGCTGACGCGCACTATGACCACGTCCCCACGGTGACCGGCGTGGGCCACGGCGTGATCACAACGGGCAGCATCCCTGCGCTGAACGGCATCGCCGACAACGTGTGGTTCGACCGCTCGACTCGCAAGGCGGTGTACTGCGTGGAGGACGCTTCGGTGAAAACGGTCGGCGGCACGGCGAACCCGATGAGCCCAAAGAACCAGCGGGTGACGACGGTCGGCGACGAGCTGAAGATGGCGACAGCGGGTAAAGCCAAAGTGGTGGGCATCGCCCTCAAGGACCGCGCGTCGATCCTCCTCTCCGGGCACGCGGCCGACACGGTGATCTGGTTCGATAGCGGCGCCGGGGGCTGGGTGACCAGCACCTTCTACGCGCCCTCTGGCAAGCTGCCGGAATGGGTGGAGAAGATGAACGGCGAGAAGATCCCCGAAAGCTCCTTCGCCAGAACGTGGGGGCCTCTGCTCCCCGACTCTGCTTATCAGCTCACGCGGCCGGCGCCGTTCGTCAAGGGCGGTCCCACGAGCCCGGTGTTCAGCCACCCGATCGCGGGTTCGACCCGGTCGGCAAGCATGGGGAACTTCACTCGGAGCAGTTTTGCGCAGGAGTACGTTTTTGAGACGGTGAAGCGCGCGCTTGACGAGGAGAGCTTGGGCCGGGACGATGTGCCCGATATGCTCTGCATCAACCTCTCGACGAACGACTATGTGGGCCACGCCTACGGGCCCAACAGCCCGGAGGTCATGGACATTTCGGTCCGAACAGACCGCCTGCTCAGCGACCTTTTCAACACCCTCGACAAGAAGGTGAAGGGCGGCTTGAAGAGCACGACCATCGTGGTGACTGCCGACCACGGCGTCGCCCCGATCCCCGAGGAAGCGAAGGACACTTACAGGGTGGGGCATGCGATCCGAGGTGCAACCGCAAAGCTGCGAGACGCTATCGAGGCTGCGCTCACGAGCAAGTACGGTGAAGGCAAGTGGGTGCTCTATTGCGAGCCACCTCAGCTTTATCTGGACCGTGAACTGCTCGCCTCCAAGGGCATCGACCTTGCTGAAGCGCAGCGAGTTGCTGCGAACGCGGCGAGAGGTTTTGAGGGCATTGTCGAGGCGTTCACCGGTGAGGATATCTTGAGGGGAGCGCTTCCGGCTTGGTCCTGGACCCAGCAGGTGGCCAACGGCTACAACCGGTTGCTCAGCGGCGACGTGATGCTGTTCGAGACTCCAGGTACGCTCTTCGCGGGCGGCTCGGGCACCAGCCACGGCTCGCCGTGGGCCTATGACGCCCACGTTCCGATCCTGGCATTCGGAATCGGGTCGCGGGCAGGGCTCCGTCGCGAGCGGGTGTCGGTGAGTGACATCGCCCCGACCCTCAGCATGATCCTAGGCATCGAGCATCCCAGCGGAAGCGTGGGGAGGATTCTGCCGTAG
- the wecB gene encoding UDP-N-acetylglucosamine 2-epimerase (non-hydrolyzing), whose amino-acid sequence MAKPKIACVVGTRPDAIKSAPVVLELQRFDSDFETVLVSTGQHREMLDQALSAFGLAADHELAIMQHGQSLAEITTKALGGLDRLFADIAPDYVVAQGDTTSTFCASLAAFYRRIPFGHVEAGLRTPRIDNPFPEEFNRRATGMIATHHFPPTAWAAENLRREGVPEDRILVTGNTGIDAVLQMAERHPEGWFADRPERVVLLTTHRRDNWGEPQRQIALAARELADRHEDTLLVVAMHRNPQVRETLRGVLEGHPRTMLIEPPEYERFVKLMQRSTLILTDSGGVQEEAPAFGVPVLVLRETTERPEGVEAGAAKLVGTDYTAIVTEGTRLLSDPAAHRAMSQVSSPYGDGRASARIRHVIGRALGVETPEAPPWT is encoded by the coding sequence ATGGCTAAGCCCAAGATCGCTTGCGTGGTGGGCACGCGCCCGGACGCCATCAAGAGCGCGCCCGTTGTGCTCGAGCTCCAGAGGTTCGACTCAGACTTCGAGACCGTGTTGGTCTCCACGGGCCAGCACCGCGAGATGTTGGACCAGGCGCTGAGCGCGTTTGGACTCGCCGCCGACCACGAACTGGCGATCATGCAGCACGGGCAATCTTTGGCCGAGATCACAACAAAGGCGCTCGGTGGGCTCGACCGCCTTTTCGCCGACATCGCCCCGGATTATGTGGTCGCTCAGGGCGACACCACCAGCACCTTCTGCGCCAGCCTGGCGGCGTTTTACCGGCGGATCCCGTTTGGGCATGTCGAGGCCGGCCTGCGGACGCCCCGCATCGACAACCCCTTTCCGGAGGAGTTCAACCGCCGCGCGACCGGCATGATCGCCACCCACCACTTCCCTCCCACCGCCTGGGCAGCGGAGAACCTTCGCCGGGAGGGCGTGCCCGAGGACCGCATCCTGGTCACGGGCAACACCGGCATCGACGCCGTGCTCCAGATGGCGGAGCGCCACCCTGAAGGTTGGTTCGCGGACCGCCCTGAGCGCGTGGTCCTTCTCACCACCCACCGTCGGGATAACTGGGGGGAGCCGCAGCGGCAGATCGCGCTCGCCGCTCGCGAACTCGCCGACCGCCACGAGGACACGCTGCTCGTGGTCGCGATGCATCGTAACCCCCAGGTGCGCGAGACCCTAAGGGGCGTGCTCGAAGGCCACCCGCGCACCATGCTCATTGAGCCGCCGGAGTATGAGCGGTTCGTCAAGCTCATGCAGCGCAGCACCCTCATCCTTACCGATTCGGGAGGCGTCCAGGAGGAGGCGCCGGCGTTTGGCGTTCCCGTGCTCGTGCTGCGCGAGACCACCGAGCGCCCCGAAGGTGTGGAGGCGGGGGCTGCGAAGCTGGTGGGGACCGACTACACCGCCATCGTCACCGAAGGGACCCGCCTTCTTTCCGATCCTGCCGCCCACAGGGCGATGTCGCAGGTCAGCAGCCCCTACGGCGACGGCAGGGCCTCCGCGAGGATTCGGCACGTCATCGGACGGGCCCTAGGAGTGGAAACGCCGGAGGCGCCCCCCTGGACCTAA